The following proteins are co-located in the Microbacterium sp. SORGH_AS_0888 genome:
- a CDS encoding SURF1 family protein translates to MTDTPSGAAEPAEVFPPTLREVMLRPRWLAMLALCLVVAGVFAWLGQWQLARAVDTAPREEGATEQVQPIDDVVTPGAYLPEPLVGQRVSVSGTFVAGDFIVVSSRFNDNVQGFWVTGQLRRDGVAAPTSIAVALGWAATRQDADAAAAALETGLDPHAVVTVTGRLVSDEGPVAPPEADPQDLSRMSPAALLSRWHDIAGLDVYRPFLVSDATSPGLVEISSPAPQTGSGVNWLNIFYAAEWAVFAGFAFYLWYRLAKDAWEKELEELEPEGDAPRG, encoded by the coding sequence GTGACCGACACGCCATCGGGGGCCGCGGAGCCGGCGGAGGTCTTTCCGCCGACGCTCCGGGAGGTCATGCTCCGCCCCCGCTGGCTCGCGATGCTCGCGCTGTGCCTGGTGGTGGCGGGCGTGTTCGCCTGGCTCGGCCAGTGGCAGCTGGCGCGCGCGGTCGACACCGCGCCGCGCGAGGAGGGGGCGACCGAGCAGGTGCAGCCGATCGACGACGTCGTGACGCCCGGCGCCTACCTTCCGGAGCCGCTCGTCGGACAGCGGGTCAGCGTGAGCGGGACCTTCGTTGCGGGCGACTTCATCGTCGTGTCGTCGCGGTTCAACGACAACGTGCAGGGCTTCTGGGTCACCGGCCAGCTGCGCCGCGACGGCGTCGCCGCCCCCACCTCGATCGCCGTGGCCCTCGGCTGGGCGGCCACGAGGCAGGATGCGGATGCCGCCGCGGCCGCGCTGGAGACGGGCCTCGACCCGCACGCCGTCGTGACCGTCACCGGACGCCTGGTCTCCGACGAGGGGCCCGTCGCACCGCCGGAGGCGGACCCCCAGGACCTGTCGCGGATGTCCCCGGCCGCGCTGCTCAGCCGCTGGCACGACATCGCAGGGCTCGACGTGTACCGGCCGTTCCTCGTCTCGGACGCGACCTCGCCCGGACTCGTGGAGATCTCGTCGCCGGCGCCCCAGACCGGCTCGGGCGTGAACTGGCTCAACATCTTCTACGCGGCCGAGTGGGCGGTGTTCGCGGGCTTCGCGTTCTACCTCTGGTACCGGCTGGCGAAGGACGCATGGGAGAAGGAGCTCGAGGAGCTCGAGCCGGAGGGCGACGCCCCGCGAGGCTAG
- a CDS encoding DUF3817 domain-containing protein, giving the protein MPPAPKLASFPAIRGALRFYQVCSIITGTMLLLLVAEMVVKYALGYELFAGGSGGALWWAPVVETASGHESTGDGFNLSMFILIAHGWFYVVYLFSCFRVWSLMRWQFLRFILLALGGVVPLLSFFLEAFVARAVRRYLAEREAAAAPLPQAAEHP; this is encoded by the coding sequence ATGCCTCCTGCCCCGAAGCTCGCCTCGTTCCCGGCGATCCGTGGCGCGCTCCGGTTCTACCAGGTGTGCTCCATCATCACCGGAACCATGCTGCTCCTGCTCGTCGCCGAGATGGTCGTGAAGTATGCGCTCGGCTACGAGCTCTTCGCCGGCGGCTCCGGCGGCGCGCTCTGGTGGGCGCCCGTGGTGGAGACCGCTTCCGGTCATGAGTCCACGGGCGACGGCTTCAACCTGTCGATGTTCATCCTCATCGCGCACGGGTGGTTCTACGTCGTCTACCTGTTCAGCTGCTTCCGCGTGTGGAGCCTCATGCGCTGGCAGTTCCTGCGCTTCATCCTGCTGGCGCTCGGCGGCGTCGTGCCGCTGCTGTCCTTCTTCCTCGAGGCCTTCGTCGCGCGCGCCGTGCGGCGCTACCTGGCCGAGCGCGAGGCCGCGGCCGCCCCGCTGCCGCAGGCCGCCGAACACCCCTGA
- a CDS encoding GuaB3 family IMP dehydrogenase-related protein, with amino-acid sequence MEIEVGRAKRARRAYTFDDIAVVPSRRTRNPEDVSTAWTIDAFQFDIPVLGAPMDSVVSPRTAIMLGQLGGLGVLDLEGLWTRYDDPEPILAEIAALPDDGATRRMQELYAEPIKPELVRDRLAEIRAAGVTVAGSLTPQRTQELYETVVAAGVDLFVIRGTTVSAEHVSSVAAPLNLKKFIYDLDVPVIVGGAATYTAALHLMRTGAAGVLVGFGGGATSTTRATLGIHAPMATAVADVAGARRDYLDESGGRYVHVIADGGVGTSGDIVKALAMGADAVMLGVALARATDAPGHGYHWGPEAHHPKLPRGRRARVAQVAPLEEILYGPAPVADGTANLIGALRKSMATTGYSELKEFQRVEVVVAPYGS; translated from the coding sequence ATGGAGATCGAGGTCGGCCGCGCCAAGCGGGCCCGCCGCGCATACACGTTCGACGACATCGCGGTCGTGCCCTCGCGGCGCACGCGCAACCCGGAGGACGTCTCGACGGCGTGGACGATCGACGCCTTCCAGTTCGACATCCCGGTGCTGGGCGCCCCGATGGACTCGGTCGTCTCCCCGCGCACCGCGATCATGCTCGGACAGCTCGGCGGGCTGGGCGTCCTCGACCTCGAAGGGCTGTGGACCCGGTACGACGACCCCGAGCCGATCCTCGCCGAGATCGCCGCCCTGCCCGACGACGGCGCGACGAGGCGCATGCAGGAGCTGTACGCCGAGCCGATCAAGCCCGAGCTCGTGCGCGACCGCCTCGCCGAGATCCGGGCCGCGGGCGTGACGGTCGCCGGCTCGCTCACGCCCCAGCGCACGCAGGAGCTGTACGAGACCGTCGTCGCCGCCGGCGTCGACCTGTTCGTCATCCGGGGCACGACCGTGTCGGCCGAGCACGTCTCGAGCGTCGCCGCGCCGCTGAACCTCAAGAAGTTCATCTACGACCTCGACGTCCCCGTCATCGTCGGCGGCGCCGCGACCTACACCGCCGCCCTCCACCTGATGCGGACCGGGGCGGCCGGCGTCCTGGTCGGCTTCGGCGGGGGAGCGACCTCGACGACCCGGGCGACGCTCGGCATCCACGCGCCGATGGCGACCGCGGTCGCAGACGTCGCCGGCGCCCGCCGCGACTACCTCGACGAGTCCGGCGGTCGCTATGTGCACGTCATCGCGGACGGCGGAGTCGGCACCTCGGGCGACATCGTGAAGGCGCTCGCGATGGGCGCGGATGCGGTGATGCTCGGGGTCGCGCTCGCCCGAGCCACAGATGCGCCCGGCCACGGCTACCACTGGGGCCCCGAGGCGCACCACCCGAAGCTCCCGCGCGGGCGCCGCGCGCGCGTCGCGCAGGTCGCGCCGCTCGAGGAGATCCTCTACGGCCCGGCCCCGGTCGCCGACGGCACCGCCAACCTGATCGGGGCGTTGCGCAAGTCCATGGCGACGACCGGCTACTCCGAGCTCAAGGAGTTCCAGCGGGTCGAGGTCGTCGTCGCGCCCTACGGGTCGTGA
- a CDS encoding TetR/AcrR family transcriptional regulator, which produces MADVETKAPRLSSDERRAQILEAALAVFGAKGYVGTTTDDVAKAAGVSQPYVVRLFGSKEALFVEATQEALRRILVAFRAATEDAPSTEPLEARIGRAYMDLLAVRGLHQTLSHAFLLGAHPVIGPCARRGFAQVWDFLREIGFDPESAQLFLAQGMLINTLVGMRLADDYDSDPRVAELFDACFPTGKATVLALAPRADEPW; this is translated from the coding sequence ATGGCGGATGTCGAGACGAAGGCGCCCCGGCTGAGCTCCGATGAGCGTCGGGCCCAGATCCTGGAGGCCGCCCTCGCCGTGTTCGGGGCGAAGGGGTACGTCGGCACCACGACCGACGACGTCGCCAAGGCGGCCGGCGTCTCGCAGCCGTACGTCGTCCGGCTGTTCGGCAGCAAGGAGGCGCTCTTCGTCGAGGCGACGCAGGAGGCGCTGCGACGCATCCTCGTCGCCTTCCGCGCCGCGACGGAGGACGCCCCGAGCACCGAGCCGCTCGAGGCGAGGATCGGCCGCGCCTACATGGACCTGCTCGCGGTCCGCGGGCTGCATCAGACGCTCAGTCATGCGTTCCTCCTCGGCGCGCACCCCGTGATCGGGCCCTGCGCCCGTCGCGGGTTCGCGCAGGTGTGGGACTTCCTGCGTGAGATCGGGTTCGATCCGGAGTCCGCCCAGCTGTTCCTCGCGCAAGGGATGCTGATCAACACGCTGGTGGGGATGCGGCTGGCCGACGACTACGACAGCGATCCGCGGGTCGCCGAGCTGTTCGACGCCTGCTTCCCGACCGGCAAGGCCACCGTCCTCGCCCTCGCGCCCCGAGCCGACGAGCCCTGGTGA
- the guaA gene encoding glutamine-hydrolyzing GMP synthase yields MTEQTETSQRPVLVIDFGAQYAQLIARRVREAGVYSEIVPHTATADDIRAKDPVALVLSGGPSSVYEPGAPTLDPGILQLGIPTLGICYGFQVMAQQLGGTVANTGLREYGATDAVIANDGGVLLGGQPNEQNVWMSHGDQVAAAPEGFEVLASTAATPVAAFGNAEKCFYGVQWHPEVKHSDYGQDVLVNFLHKAAGLPADWNSGNVIAEQVARIREQVGTGRVLSALSGGVDSAVSTALVHEAVGDQLVAVFIDHGLLRKGEREQVENDYVASTGVRLITVDARETFLTALAGVSDPEQKRKIIGREFIRAFEKVQQELIAEAAAEGDPIRFLVQGTLYPDVVESGGGTGTANIKSHHNVGGLPEDLQFELVEPLRTLFKDEVRAIGRELGLPEEIVARQPFPGPGLGIRIVGEVTASRLEILRDADAIAREELTKAGLDGEIWQCPVVLLADVRSVGVQGDGRTYGHPIVLRPVSSEDAMTADWTRLPYDVLSKISNRITNEVREVNRVVLDVTSKPPGTIEWE; encoded by the coding sequence GTGACCGAGCAGACCGAAACCTCCCAGCGCCCCGTCCTGGTGATCGACTTCGGCGCGCAGTACGCGCAGCTGATCGCCCGCCGCGTCCGCGAGGCGGGGGTGTACAGCGAGATCGTCCCGCACACGGCCACGGCCGACGACATCCGGGCCAAGGATCCCGTCGCCCTCGTGCTGTCGGGCGGGCCGTCCTCGGTGTACGAGCCGGGCGCGCCGACCCTCGACCCCGGCATCCTGCAGCTCGGCATCCCGACGCTCGGCATCTGCTACGGCTTCCAGGTCATGGCGCAGCAGCTGGGCGGCACCGTGGCCAACACGGGACTGCGCGAGTACGGCGCGACCGATGCCGTGATCGCGAACGACGGCGGCGTCCTCCTCGGCGGCCAGCCGAACGAGCAGAACGTGTGGATGAGTCACGGCGACCAGGTCGCCGCCGCCCCCGAGGGTTTCGAGGTGCTCGCGTCGACCGCCGCGACCCCGGTCGCCGCGTTCGGGAACGCAGAGAAGTGCTTCTACGGCGTGCAGTGGCACCCGGAGGTCAAGCACTCCGACTACGGCCAGGACGTCCTCGTGAACTTCCTCCACAAGGCCGCGGGGCTGCCCGCCGACTGGAACAGCGGAAACGTCATCGCGGAGCAGGTCGCCCGCATCCGCGAGCAGGTCGGCACCGGCCGCGTGCTGTCCGCCCTCTCGGGCGGCGTCGACTCCGCCGTCTCGACGGCGCTCGTGCACGAGGCCGTGGGCGACCAGCTCGTGGCGGTGTTCATCGATCACGGGCTCCTCCGCAAGGGCGAGCGCGAGCAGGTCGAGAACGACTACGTCGCCTCGACCGGTGTGCGCCTCATCACGGTCGACGCCCGGGAGACGTTCCTCACGGCGCTCGCCGGCGTCAGCGACCCGGAGCAGAAGCGCAAGATCATCGGTCGCGAGTTCATCCGCGCCTTCGAGAAGGTGCAGCAGGAGCTCATCGCCGAGGCCGCGGCCGAGGGCGATCCGATCCGCTTCCTCGTGCAGGGCACGCTCTACCCGGACGTCGTGGAGTCCGGCGGCGGCACGGGCACCGCGAACATCAAGAGCCACCACAACGTGGGCGGCCTCCCCGAAGACCTGCAGTTCGAGCTCGTCGAGCCGCTGCGCACGCTCTTCAAGGACGAGGTGCGCGCCATCGGTCGCGAGCTGGGGCTGCCGGAGGAGATCGTGGCGCGCCAGCCGTTTCCGGGGCCGGGCCTCGGCATCCGGATCGTGGGTGAGGTCACCGCTTCTCGTCTCGAGATCCTGCGTGACGCCGACGCCATCGCCCGCGAGGAGCTGACGAAGGCGGGGCTCGACGGCGAGATCTGGCAGTGCCCGGTCGTGCTGCTGGCCGATGTCCGGTCGGTCGGCGTGCAGGGGGACGGCCGCACCTACGGACACCCGATCGTGCTGCGCCCGGTCTCGAGCGAGGACGCCATGACGGCGGACTGGACCCGCCTGCCCTACGACGTGCTGTCGAAGATCTCCAACCGCATCACGAACGAGGTGCGCGAGGTCAACCGCGTCGTGCTCGACGTGACGTCCAAGCCCCCGGGGACCATCGAGTGGGAGTGA
- a CDS encoding DHA2 family efflux MFS transporter permease subunit, translating to MSASPRRRPFGLVVAAASLPMFMATLDNLVMTNALPVLHAELGATVEQLQWFVNAYTLSFASTILVAAALGDRFGRRTVFLSGIAIFGVGSALAALSTDPGQLIAARALQGFGGAGVLPLSLALLAGGVPERRRPLAIGIWGGVSGLGVAVGPLVGGAVVEGWNWQAIFWINVPVAVVAIPLALFALNNDFGARARIDVLGAVLAGAGVLALVHAIVRGNDDGWSSLGVVAEIVGGALLLVAFVAWQARTRSPLVPLRLFRDRSFSLTNAVGFAFSFGTFGAVFILIQYMQVVQGSTPLEAAVQTTPWTIAPMFVAPIAGIIAPRVGTRILMAVGLVMQGAALGWIAIVMSRSVPYAELVPPFLLAGIGMGLVFAPSATALLATLPGADHASASGVNSTVREIGVALGTAVMTAIFVGAGGQLRPDLYVDAARPAVVVGAAVLLATAVLAIWLPAGRAAGSAAPATAVPDPVTAA from the coding sequence ATGTCCGCATCCCCTCGACGCCGCCCGTTCGGGCTCGTCGTCGCCGCCGCCTCGCTGCCGATGTTCATGGCGACGCTCGACAACCTCGTCATGACGAACGCGCTGCCGGTGCTGCACGCCGAGCTCGGGGCGACGGTCGAGCAGCTGCAGTGGTTCGTCAACGCCTACACGCTGTCCTTCGCCTCGACGATCCTCGTCGCCGCCGCCCTCGGCGACCGCTTCGGGAGGCGCACGGTCTTCCTCTCGGGCATCGCGATCTTCGGCGTCGGCTCGGCGCTCGCGGCGCTGTCGACCGACCCCGGACAGCTCATCGCCGCTCGCGCCCTGCAGGGCTTCGGCGGGGCCGGTGTGCTTCCCCTCTCCCTCGCGCTCCTGGCCGGCGGCGTGCCCGAGAGGCGCCGACCGCTCGCGATCGGCATCTGGGGCGGGGTCTCCGGGCTCGGCGTCGCCGTCGGGCCGCTCGTGGGCGGCGCGGTGGTCGAAGGCTGGAACTGGCAGGCGATCTTCTGGATCAACGTCCCGGTGGCGGTCGTCGCGATCCCCCTCGCGCTGTTCGCGCTGAACAACGACTTCGGCGCACGGGCGCGCATCGACGTGCTCGGGGCCGTCCTCGCCGGGGCGGGCGTGCTCGCCCTCGTGCACGCGATCGTGCGCGGCAACGACGACGGCTGGTCCTCGCTCGGGGTCGTGGCCGAGATCGTCGGGGGTGCGCTGCTGCTCGTCGCCTTCGTCGCCTGGCAGGCGCGCACCCGTTCGCCGCTCGTGCCGCTGCGCCTGTTCCGGGACAGGTCGTTCTCCCTCACGAACGCGGTCGGCTTCGCCTTCAGCTTCGGCACCTTCGGGGCCGTGTTCATCCTGATCCAGTACATGCAGGTCGTGCAGGGCTCGACGCCGCTCGAAGCGGCCGTCCAGACGACCCCGTGGACGATCGCCCCCATGTTCGTCGCGCCGATCGCCGGGATCATCGCGCCGCGGGTGGGCACCCGCATCCTCATGGCCGTCGGTCTCGTGATGCAGGGGGCCGCTCTCGGCTGGATCGCGATCGTGATGTCGAGGTCCGTCCCCTACGCGGAGCTCGTGCCGCCGTTCCTGCTCGCCGGCATCGGCATGGGCCTCGTGTTCGCCCCGTCGGCGACGGCGCTCCTGGCGACCCTCCCCGGCGCCGATCACGCCTCCGCGTCGGGGGTGAACTCCACCGTGCGAGAGATCGGCGTCGCACTCGGAACGGCCGTCATGACCGCCATCTTCGTGGGCGCGGGCGGGCAGCTGCGGCCCGACCTGTACGTGGATGCCGCCCGGCCCGCCGTCGTGGTGGGCGCCGCGGTCCTGCTGGCGACCGCCGTGCTCGCCATATGGCTGCCCGCGGGGCGCGCGGCGGGGTCGGCCGCGCCGGCGACCGCCGTGCCGGACCCCGTCACGGCGGCGTGA
- a CDS encoding glycerophosphodiester phosphodiesterase family protein, translating into MRPLVIGHRGAPGYLPEHTRASYELAIAHGVDAVEPDVVPSRDGVLVVRHENEISTTTDVADRPEFAHLRRTRSFAGVELTGWFTEDFTWEQLSTLRCRERLPHLRPGSAAHDDEQPMLRLTDLLDLLDAAGRDIRLVLEVKHAAYFATIGLDPASLVSDAIRSAGWWGDAERLVVESFEPTVLAELRAAGLPATFVQLVEAEGAPVDLLLARGAAAPTYREMISPSGLERLADEVEGISLDKAIVLGDAGARLVADAHARGLLVYAWTARPENRFLESRFRRGEDPARFGDYAAEWTRMRDAGIDGVFVDHPDLGAAAFGRP; encoded by the coding sequence ATGCGTCCTCTCGTCATCGGCCACCGCGGTGCGCCCGGCTACCTGCCCGAGCACACGCGCGCCTCCTACGAGCTCGCGATCGCGCACGGGGTGGATGCGGTCGAGCCCGATGTCGTGCCGAGCCGTGACGGCGTCCTGGTGGTCCGCCACGAGAACGAGATCTCGACGACGACGGATGTCGCCGACCGGCCGGAGTTTGCGCACCTGAGGCGTACGCGGTCGTTCGCCGGTGTCGAGCTCACGGGCTGGTTCACGGAGGACTTCACGTGGGAGCAGCTGTCGACGCTGCGGTGCCGTGAGCGCCTGCCGCACCTGCGTCCGGGTTCCGCCGCGCACGACGACGAGCAGCCGATGCTGCGGCTGACCGATCTGCTGGACCTGCTCGATGCCGCGGGTCGCGACATCCGGCTCGTGCTCGAGGTCAAGCACGCCGCGTACTTCGCGACGATCGGCCTGGACCCGGCGTCTCTCGTCTCCGACGCGATCCGTTCGGCCGGCTGGTGGGGCGACGCGGAGCGTCTCGTCGTCGAGTCGTTCGAGCCGACCGTCCTCGCCGAGCTCCGGGCGGCGGGGCTGCCCGCGACGTTCGTGCAGCTCGTCGAGGCCGAGGGCGCGCCCGTCGACCTGCTGCTCGCCCGGGGGGCCGCGGCGCCGACCTACCGCGAGATGATCTCCCCCTCGGGCCTCGAGCGGCTCGCGGACGAGGTCGAGGGCATCAGCCTCGACAAGGCGATCGTGCTGGGGGACGCCGGTGCGCGCCTGGTCGCCGATGCGCACGCTCGCGGCCTGCTCGTCTACGCGTGGACCGCCCGGCCGGAGAACCGCTTCCTCGAGTCGCGCTTCCGGCGGGGCGAGGACCCGGCCCGCTTCGGCGACTACGCCGCCGAGTGGACGCGGATGCGCGACGCCGGCATCGACGGGGTCTTCGTCGACCACCCGGACCTGGGTGCCGCGGCGTTCGGCCGTCCGTGA